One part of the Terrimicrobium sacchariphilum genome encodes these proteins:
- a CDS encoding putative 4-mercaptohistidine N1-methyltransferase: protein MSANPYESDRFLDEYLLFHYGTAEEILGDVPAPREALDFAVRSVTSLIDPPESRLPVALDIGCAVGRSTFELTLFADAVTGIDYSHRFIQAAQHLQAQGSIEAGKIVEGDISERFLAAVPPGVIRSRARFFQGDAMALPQDLCPADIVLAANLICRLPDPAIFLARLPSLVKPGGQLLLTTPFTWLDTYTPRDKWLGGRPGGPSGFEALQTRLEEHFDLEHTIDLPFLIREHSRKFQYGIALGSRWRRKP, encoded by the coding sequence TTGAGCGCGAATCCCTACGAGTCCGACCGGTTTCTCGACGAGTATCTCCTCTTCCACTACGGAACGGCGGAGGAGATCCTCGGTGATGTGCCAGCACCGCGCGAGGCGCTGGACTTCGCCGTACGGAGCGTGACGTCCCTTATCGATCCGCCGGAGTCCCGCCTGCCTGTCGCGCTCGACATCGGGTGCGCCGTCGGGCGCTCGACCTTTGAGCTGACGCTCTTTGCCGACGCGGTCACCGGCATCGACTACTCCCACCGATTCATCCAGGCCGCCCAACACTTGCAGGCCCAGGGCAGCATAGAGGCCGGGAAAATCGTCGAGGGCGACATCAGCGAGCGCTTCCTCGCCGCCGTACCACCGGGTGTGATTCGCTCCCGGGCGCGCTTTTTCCAAGGCGACGCTATGGCGCTGCCTCAGGACCTCTGCCCGGCGGATATCGTGCTTGCCGCCAATCTCATCTGCCGCCTGCCCGACCCGGCCATCTTTCTCGCCCGACTTCCCTCGCTGGTAAAACCTGGCGGCCAGCTCCTGCTCACGACGCCATTTACGTGGCTCGACACCTACACGCCCCGTGACAAGTGGCTGGGCGGTCGACCTGGCGGCCCGAGTGGCTTCGAGGCACTGCAGACGAGACTGGAGGAGCACTTCGATCTGGAGCACACGATCGACTTGCCATTTCTCATCAGGGAACACTCCCGGAAGTTCCAATACGGCATCGCGCTCGGCTCCCGCTGGCGGCGAAAGCCCTGA